Proteins encoded within one genomic window of Callithrix jacchus isolate 240 chromosome 11, calJac240_pri, whole genome shotgun sequence:
- the LLCFC1 gene encoding sperm-egg fusion protein LLCFC1, whose protein sequence is MGQEVWGGCWALGAGGSQRQWVGSSMPSLVPQLCRAAFLVAILLLLQVKPLKGSPVPKARSQTEKTTFAEQNQEQFEEYFVASSVGEMWQAVDMAQQEDDETSKTAAVHHHSFHLSFCFSLAPAHNSQRRCRPWLSASHHHHCTSGFSSRDTSCRQCQLTASPGSEFHLLGPEIADPCPPLPQLPAFVQDSRLEGGGNDNQIAIKS, encoded by the exons ATGGGGCAGGAGGTGTGGGGAGGCTGCTGGGCACTGGGAGCAGGGGGCAGCCAAAGGCAGTGGGTTGGCAGTTCCATGCCTTCCCTGGTCCCCCAGCTCTGCAGGGCAGCATTCCTGGTTGCCATCTTGCTGCTGCTGCAGGTGAAGCCTCTGAAGGGGAGCCCAGTCCCCAAAGCCAGGAGCCAGACAGAGAAAACAACCTTTGCAG AGCAGAATCAAGAACAGTTCGAAGAGTACTTTGTGGCCTCCTCAGTGGGAGAGATGTGGCAGGCAGTGGACATGGCCCAGCAAGAAGATGACGAGACGTCCAAGACGGCAGCTGTTCACCATCACTCTTTTCACCTCAGCTTCTGCTTTAGTCTG GCTCCAGCTCACAACTCCCAGAGGAGATGCAGGCCATGGCTCTCTGCCTCTCACCACCATCACTGTACCTCAGGGTTCAGCAGCAGAGATACCAGTTGCCGGCAGTGCCAACTGACTGCCTCTCCGGGTTCAGAGTTTCATCTCCTGGGACCAGAGATAGCAGACCCATGTCCTCCTCTCCCACAGCTCCCTGCTTTTGTTCAGGACAGCAGATTAGAGGGAGGAGGCAATGACAATCAAATAGCAATAAAATCCTGA